Proteins from a single region of Candidatus Hydrogenedentota bacterium:
- a CDS encoding ABC transporter permease, whose protein sequence is LLHGDLGPSFEKPSRTVSEWIAYRFPVSLELGLYGLAVAVIVGLCAGVTASLRPNTLTDHLPMSFAMAGICIPNFVLGPLLVLVLSIRLGWLPVSGWEFPEDKILPAITLGVPYAAYIARLSRGGMLEVLSQDFIRTARAKGLSEARVVLRHALRGGIQPVVAFLGPAAAGLITGSFVVESIFQVPGLGTEFVGAALHRDYTMILGTVLFFALLILLFNLFVDLAQAWLDPRVRYE, encoded by the coding sequence CCTGCTCCACGGCGACCTGGGCCCGTCCTTCGAGAAACCCAGCCGCACCGTGAGCGAATGGATCGCGTACCGGTTCCCGGTGTCGCTCGAACTCGGCCTGTACGGTCTCGCGGTCGCCGTCATCGTGGGGCTATGCGCCGGGGTAACCGCGTCGCTGCGTCCCAACACGCTCACGGACCACTTGCCGATGTCGTTCGCCATGGCGGGCATTTGCATCCCCAACTTCGTGCTGGGGCCGCTTCTTGTGCTTGTGCTGTCGATCCGTCTGGGCTGGTTGCCGGTGTCCGGCTGGGAATTCCCCGAAGACAAGATCCTCCCCGCGATCACGCTCGGGGTGCCGTACGCCGCATACATCGCGCGGTTGAGCCGCGGGGGGATGCTCGAAGTGCTCTCGCAGGATTTCATTCGCACGGCTCGGGCGAAGGGCTTGTCGGAAGCGCGGGTGGTGTTGCGCCACGCGTTGCGCGGGGGCATTCAGCCCGTGGTGGCGTTTCTCGGACCCGCCGCCGCAGGCCTTATCACGGGGTCGTTCGTGGTCGAGAGCATCTTTCAGGTCCCCGGGCTGGGGACCGAGTTCGTGGGCGCGGCGCTGCACCGCGATTACACCATGATCCTGGGCACGGTGCTCTTCTTTGCGCTGCTCATCTTGCTGTTCAACCTGTTTGTCGACCTTGCCCAAGCGTGGCTCGATCCGAGGGTGCGCTATGAGTGA
- a CDS encoding ABC transporter permease subunit produces MSEAQSPGHTGSPAMEERGSSLWRDALVRLRKNRLAVGGLIVLSALLVLSLLTPWIAPYGYEEQDLALGASPPSPGHWFGTDLLGRDLFTRMLYGGRISLMVGFAATAVSLCVGVLYGACAGYAGGRTDAAMMRLVDILYSLPFVIFVIILTVFFGRNIVLLFMAIGAVEWLTMARIVRGQVISLRQKEFIEAATIMGLPRYRVLLWHLIPNTLGPIIVYATLTVPRVMLLEAFLSYLGLGVQAPMSSWGLLINEGVQTMEYYPWMLVFPSVALSLTLFALNFLGDGLRDALDVRASKD; encoded by the coding sequence ATGAGTGAGGCGCAGTCTCCCGGCCACACCGGTTCGCCCGCCATGGAGGAACGGGGCTCGTCGCTCTGGCGCGACGCGCTCGTCCGCCTGCGCAAGAACCGTCTCGCGGTTGGGGGACTGATCGTGCTCTCTGCGCTGCTCGTTCTGTCGTTGCTCACGCCCTGGATCGCCCCCTACGGCTACGAGGAACAGGATTTGGCCCTGGGCGCGTCGCCGCCGAGCCCCGGGCACTGGTTCGGCACCGATTTGCTCGGCCGCGACCTGTTCACGCGCATGTTGTACGGCGGGCGGATCTCGCTCATGGTCGGTTTCGCGGCAACGGCGGTATCGCTGTGCGTGGGGGTTCTCTACGGGGCGTGCGCGGGCTATGCCGGCGGCCGCACCGACGCCGCAATGATGCGTCTGGTCGATATCCTTTATTCGCTGCCGTTCGTGATCTTCGTGATCATCCTCACGGTGTTTTTTGGGCGCAACATCGTGCTGCTGTTCATGGCGATCGGGGCCGTGGAGTGGCTGACCATGGCGCGGATCGTCCGCGGCCAGGTGATTTCCTTGCGGCAGAAGGAGTTCATCGAAGCGGCCACGATCATGGGGCTGCCCCGCTACCGGGTACTGTTGTGGCACCTGATTCCCAACACGCTCGGGCCGATCATCGTCTACGCCACGCTGACGGTGCCCCGCGTGATGTTGCTCGAAGCGTTTCTCAGCTATCTGGGACTCGGCGTCCAGGCGCCGATGAGTTCGTGGGGACTTCTCATCAACGAGGGCGTGCAAACCATGGAGTACTATCCATGGATGCTCGTGTTCCCCAGCGTTGCCTTGTCCCTCACGCTATTTGCGCTGAATTTCCTCGGAGACGGACTTCGCGACGCACTCGACGTGCGCGCATCGAAGGATTGA
- a CDS encoding ABC transporter ATP-binding protein gives MPLLDVNGLTTCFHTREGVVRAVDGVSFRVEPGETIGIVGESGSGKSVANLSLLGLIPAPPGRIEKGAAAFDGVDLLTCGAKTLRGIRGQAISMIFQDPMTALNPFMRVGDQIVEPLRVHQGVSRHDARTRAAAMLKLVGIQDEERSLSAWPHEFSGGMRQRVMIAMALITRPKLLIADEPTTALDVTIQAQILELLARLQQEMGMAVILITHDLGVVARVCRRIYVMYAGKIMESAATEDLFARPRHPYTEALLQSLPSTHIKGEPLHTIPGLPPDLMAPVEGCPFAARCAKATERCKQGIIALQAIGAGRHTACFRVQEGEL, from the coding sequence ATGCCGCTGTTGGACGTAAACGGCCTGACGACCTGTTTCCACACGCGCGAGGGTGTCGTGCGCGCGGTGGACGGCGTGTCGTTTCGCGTCGAACCTGGCGAGACCATCGGCATCGTCGGCGAATCGGGGTCCGGGAAGTCCGTGGCGAATCTGTCGTTGCTGGGTCTGATCCCGGCGCCGCCCGGGCGCATCGAGAAGGGAGCGGCTGCGTTCGATGGGGTGGACCTGCTGACCTGCGGCGCCAAGACTCTTCGAGGCATCCGCGGCCAGGCGATCTCGATGATCTTCCAGGACCCCATGACGGCGTTGAACCCCTTCATGCGCGTCGGCGACCAGATCGTCGAGCCGCTTCGAGTCCACCAGGGGGTCTCGCGGCACGACGCGCGAACGCGCGCGGCGGCCATGCTCAAGCTCGTGGGTATCCAGGACGAAGAGAGAAGCCTGAGCGCCTGGCCTCACGAGTTTTCCGGCGGCATGCGTCAGCGCGTGATGATCGCGATGGCGTTGATCACGCGGCCCAAGCTTCTCATCGCCGACGAGCCGACGACCGCGCTCGATGTCACGATTCAGGCGCAAATCCTCGAGCTGCTCGCGCGGCTCCAACAGGAGATGGGCATGGCGGTGATCCTGATCACGCACGACCTGGGCGTTGTGGCGCGGGTATGCCGGCGGATCTACGTCATGTATGCCGGGAAGATCATGGAATCGGCCGCCACCGAGGACCTGTTCGCGCGGCCGCGCCACCCCTACACCGAGGCGTTGCTCCAGTCGCTGCCGTCAACTCATATCAAGGGCGAGCCGCTTCACACCATCCCGGGTCTCCCGCCGGACCTCATGGCGCCTGTCGAGGGCTGCCCGTTCGCGGCGCGGTGCGCGAAGGCGACCGAACGCTGCAAGCAAGGCATCATTGCGCTGCAAGCGATAGGCGCAGGGCGCCATACCGCCTGTTTCCGCGTGCAGGAGGGCGAACTATGA